GCGCCCGACGGCCGGCATCTCTACGTGTCAAGTGTTAAGAAGAATACGATTTCAGCTTTGGCCATTGATCAAGCCGTGGGCGGCTTACTGCCTGTACAAACTTTGCACGATACTCTTAACCAAAACGTGTATTTGGAATGGGGCGGCACGATGGCTTTTTCACCGGACGGTTTACACCTCTATTTCAACGATGGAACCAATCTGCGTGTTTACCAACGTGATCCCCTCACCGGCACAATTTCTCCCGTTCAAAAACTCCCGGGACAGGAATACGGCCTGCACGAGCTGATTTCCCTGGCCGTTTCGCCTGACGGGCGGCACTTGTACTGGAACAATTTCACCAACGGCCGGCCGCAAGTGATTGCAACGTTCGAACGAAACACCCAAACCGGCGAGCTATCTTTTGGCAGCAAAGTGACGCTCAACGGCGAGTATACGTATCCTTGGGGCGCCATGGCCATCAAGGTCGCACCGGACGGCAGGCATGTTTATGCCACGACCGGTGATTTTGAAGCGGATTACGACGGCGAACCGCGGATTCTGATATTCAACCGTGACGCGATCACGGGAGAACTGACTTCTCAACAGAGCGTGCTCATCACCGGCTGGAGTGAAACGCGGGGTTTGGAGATTTCCTCCGATGGGCTCAAAGTATATGCCCTGGTCAGTGGCGAAGGCTATGGCGCGGGCTTGCTGGCGTTTTTCGATCGTGATGCCGCCACCGGAGAACTGACGTTGCGAGAACGTTTCCAAAGTTGGAAGGAGGGTGTGTATGGCATGTTCTCACCGAGAGACTTGTCGCTCTCGCCCGACGGCCGCTTTATCTATATTGCGGACGTGAACGGCGTCGCCACCTTTGCCACCGGCCGCAGTAATACAACGAGTGTCACAGAGAATCATATAAGTCGGACCTTCCCGGCGGCATATTCTCTCTCACAAAACTATCCCAATCCCTTTAATCCCTCCACCACCATTGGTTTTGACCTGCCCCAAGCCGGAAGAGTCAAGCTCGCCGTTTACAATCTTCGTGGCGAGCTGGTGAGCTTGTTGGCTAATGGAAATTTTGCTACCGGCTCTCATCGCGTTAAGTTCGACGCCAGCGGGCTGGCTTCCGGAGTTTATTTTTATCGCCTGGAGGGTGAAGGCTTTGTGGCGACGCGTAAGCTGGCGCTGGTGCGGTGATATCCAATTCTCTAACTCAACTCCCCCCCATACTGACAACACCTTCGTCGCCGCCACCAACCCGGCGGTTTCCGCACGCAAGCGCAGTACGTACAAAACAACACCGACAATTCCATGACCGAACAATTTCTCAATCGCGTGACTGGCAGGGTGGAGAGCTGGGCTGAAAAAGTTCGCTGCCATCTCATTTTAGGCATCTGTTTTTTGATCACGTCCACCTCGGCTTTCAGCCAGCCTGCCGGCTTCGTCTCCTATATCGCTGATACTCACCTCGGTTACAGCATTACGTGCTCACCTGACGGTAAAAACGTTTATGCTGGCGGCGCTTTCACGCTAGTGGCCTTCGCGCACAACGCAGATCACTCCCTCACTACTCTGCAGGTACTCAATAATGATGTTGCAGACATTCGGGGAATTCACAATATCATAGATCTCGCCGTCACGCCGGATGGCCGCTTCTTATACGCCGTAGAAATCATCAATCAATCTTTGCTCCTGTTTTCGCGCGACACCTCCACGGGCGAAATCACATTGGTTGAATCCTTTCGGGACAGCGCCTTTACCAGCTTTTATCAAACGATTCCGTTCGTGGAATACAACTACGAGCTTTTGATCTCTGCTGACGGCTCACATCTCTACTGGCTCTACAGCCCGGCGTCGAATTATTCTGACAATGTCATCGCTGTCTTCGCTCGGGACAAGCAAAGCGGCAGTATCAGAAAGATTCAGGCTTTGAAAAACGGGGATGCAAATCTAGGCGGATTCAAAGTACCCAGCTCACTAGCCATTTCACCAGATGGCCGATTCCTATACGGCGCCGGCTATAATGGATACAAAGTACTCGTGATGGCTCGTGACCAGTTGACCGGTCAAATCAGTTTCGAGAAAGTTTACGATACAGACTCGACACGAGTCGGCTCCTGGCTCGCAAGTACGATTCTTGTCTCGCCGGACGGTACCTCGGTGTATGCCACTAACTTCGGATCCAGCCGTCTTCTTGTATTCACCCGAAATACTGAAGATGGTAATCTCTCTCTCTTAGACAAAATAAGTCAGCCTGGCCCAAGAGCGATATTGATGTCAAATAGCGGTTCCCATGTCTACCTGGGTAGAAATGGAGACATTGCAGCGTTTACGAGAGAAACTGAATCGGGCCAGCTCAACTTGACACAAGTCATTGACGGCAGTTTTACGACAGCCGCAAGTCTAACACTTTGTCCGATTGATTTGTCGATTCTCCTTTCAAGTGAAAACGCAGTGACAATATTCGGAGTTGACTCAATTTTCGGAGAATTAACATTATCAAACAAGGTAAGCAACCATTTCGGCGGCACCGACCGTCTGCATGTCTCGCGCTCAGTTGAAGTCTCACCCGATGGCGAGTTCGTCTATGTTGGCGCTCAAGGCGACGATGCCGGCATCAATATCTTTGGCCGTAATAGCCACGATGGCCGGCTTACGCTCACGGAGTTTTATCCTCTGCCCAACGCCCGGGTGATGGTGATGTCGCCGGACGGCGAACATTTGTATGTGACCAAAAATGAAAAGACCCCATTTGAAGCCTTTGCGCGTGACCGCCGTACCGGTGGTTTGCGGCAACTGCCAACAATGCCCAACGATGGCTCCGGCGCTGGCCGGGATTTTTCCATGACGTTTACTCCCGATGGCTTGCATCTCTATGTTACAACCGACACCGAGTTGACCGTATATCGTCGCGACCCAGGCTCTGGTGTCTTGGAACGATTGCAAAAAATCAATGGTCGCGACTACAACTCTTACCGCATGCAAGCTCTGGCTGTTGCTCCAGACGGAGCACATGCATACTGGAGCGGTTCCCATCCCAATCCTGTTTATGATCACATCTCAATTTTCTCGCGCGATTCAAATACCGGGCAGATGATCTTTGCGGATGAGCTCAATCTCGATCCCTTGAGCGCTGCCACCGCCATGCACGTTTCACCCGACGGCCGCCATCTGTACGCCGCCACCATCGATCGCGACGCTGATTTTGACGGCGAACCGGTGATTAGCGTCTTTGAACGAGACCGCATCTCTGGCGTACTCCGGCCCATTCAAAACCTGACGCTTCCCGGCTGGTGTGAGATTCGTGATTTGACGTTTACCCCCGACGGGCAGATTCTCTATGCGCTGGCAACGTGCACCGGCTACAGCTCGGGCATGGTGGCTTTCCTTGAACGCGATTCAACCAGTGGCCGCCTTTCGCTCAAAGAGCAATTCGAAAGCTGGACGAATGGCGTGTATGGCATGTTCGACCCTTTTGAGCTCGCGCTTGCTCCTGACCAGACGCATCTTTACGTTGCCGACCTCGGCGGCGTCGCTACTTTCGCCACCGGCCGCAGCAACACGACAGCGGTAGCAGGAAACCCCGTTGATCAAGCTCTTCCAACCACACCTTCCCTCTCACAAAATTATCCCAACCCCTTCAATCCGGTAACCGTGATCACGCTTGATCTCCCCAAGGCAACTCACGTGGCTCTGATCATTTATGACGTGCTGGGGCGTCGCGTGCGGACGCTCATCGATGAGCCAATGGAAGCCGGCTATCATGCCAGAATTTGGGACGGTCACAATCATCAAGGTGTTTCGGTAGCTTCCGGAGTGTACTTCTACCGGTTGCATACTCCCGAGTTCGATAAGGTTCGAAAGATGTTGGTTGTAAGATGAAATCGTATCGGATGGGGCGAAGTCAGGCTTTACTGGCGAGACGCTGCAAAGCCCGATTGGCGGCTCTACGGGATCAGAGATACTTGATTGATCTTTCTTCGGGATGAGTCGAGTGACGGTATAATATCCGGCGCTCATCTTACTAGATTTTGATATTCAATTAACCCGAATAAGACAATGCTTATGCGTCAGGATGATTTCAACCGTCAACCAATTTGTCGACAGGTCGATCGTGTTCGAGCTTCTGTCATCGCTTCAATGCTGCTATTCTACTCATTCAATTACGCACAGGAAACCGGCTTTGTCTCCTTTGTTTCCGATACCGATCTGGATAACGCCATCATCTGCTCGGCCGATGGCAGGAATGTCTACGCCGGCGGCATCAACACGATTGCAGTTTTTCAACGCCGTGATGGTGTTGATACCCTCGAGGTCGTTCAGGTTCTCAACAATGATCACGAGGGTGTGCGCGACGTTTACAATGTTACGGATCTCGCCCTGGCACCCGATGGTCGCTATTTGTACGGTGTCTGTCAGAACCAGCAAACTTTGCTGCTCTTTGCCAGAGATACGTCCACGGGCAACATCACACTCAAACAAGTGATTCACGATAGTGCCTTTGGCCGGCAGCGTGGCACTCGGCCCTTTGTGGAGCGCAATCACAAGCTTTTGATGTCACCCGAGGGCCGGCACCTTTATTGGTTTTACAGCGGCGTTGGCCTTGTGGCAGCCTTTGCTCGCGACATTGAAAGCGGCGAAATCACGAAAGTTCAGGTCTTGAAAAATGGCGCGCCCGAGTTGGGCGGCTTCAATGTTCCAGCGTGGATCGCGATTTCGCCGGATGGAAAACATCTCTACGGTGGAGGGAAGAACGGGACCAAGATTGTCATTCTTGGTCGCAGCTTGAATACTGGAAGAATTGATTATCAAAACCTCTATGACACAGGGCCAACTCCCGATGGGAGGTGGGAACGTGGTGGCATAACCGCTTCTCCTGGTGGCGAAATTATCTATGTTATCAATTTGTTTGCTGGCAAGCTATTCGTTTTTGCTCGTGGTGAGGCAGATGGTGAGCTACAAGTTCGACAGACGATCAACCATAATAGCCTGAAAAACTTAGTCACCTCTCCAGACGGTTCGCAGATTTATTTTCTCCATTACAATAACGCCAGCTATTTCGCCTTGTACCAAATTGATGACAGCACTGGTCAGCTTACGGTAGTGGATGATCATCTGCTCAAGATCGATTACTACACTTCCGACCAACCCTCGCGCATTTGCATGTCGCCCAATGGAGATGCCATATATATGATTGATGGCCGCAGCCGGCATTCGATATTTAAAAGGGATGTCTCCACAGGAGCACTGTCGCTGGCCCAACAATTCAAAAATAATATTGGCGGCACCGACCGGTTGCGTGGCTCACGCTCCATCGAAGTCTCGCCGGATGGCCGCTTTCTCTATGTTGGTACACGCTTCGAAGACGCGGGCATCAGCACCTTCTCCCGACAACAGGCGAAGGGCGCTCTTGCGCTCGTGCGAAGTGATTCGCTCGCGAGCCTCAACGCGATGGTCATGGCGCCCGACGGCCGGCATCTCTACGTTTCGAGCTTCGAGAAGGGCACCCTGACAACTTTTGCAATCGATCCCGCCAGCGGCGACTTGCAGCTTGTTCAAACCCGGCATGACTCTCTCGTCGTCCCAACATATCTGGAATGGGGTGGCGCCATGGTCTTTTCCCCTGAGGGATCGCATCTTTATCTCAATGACAAAATGTTCCTGCGGGTTTACCAGCGAAATCCCCAGACCGGCGAGCTCGCCCTCGTGCAAAAGCTCGACGGCCGGCCGCATGGCTTGTTTGAAATCGTCTCGATGGCGCTCTCCCCGGAAGGCAGGAACTTTTATTGCAACCACGTCGGCAACGATCTGTTGCAGAAGATTGCCACGTTCGAACGGAACACTCAAACCGGGGAGCTTTCCTTTCGCAGCAGGCTCATGATAAGAAATGTTTCCGACTGGGCCGGTATGGCCATCAAAGTCTCGCCGGAGGGCCGGCATGTTTACGCAACGACCGCCGATTCGGACGCCGATGCCGACGGCGAACCAGCCATTGCGATTCTAAAGCGGGATGCGCTGTCGGGGGAGCTGGGGTTCGCGCATCGGCTCGATTTCCACGGCTGGGGAGAGGTGCGCGATTTGGAGATTTCCGCCGATGGCTTGGCAGTCTATGCGCTCGTCGGCGGTATCGGCTACGGTGCGAGCATGTTAGCCTTTTTCGATCGCGACAGCGTCAGTGGTCAGTTGATGCAGCGTGAAAGTTTCCAGAGCTGGAAGGATGACGTCTACGGCATGTTTGACCCGGCAGACTTGGAGCTTTCACCGGATGGCCGCTTTCTTTACGTTGCCGACCTCGGCGGCGTCGCCACTTTCGCCACCGGCCGCAGCAACCCGATGGCGGTAGCAGGAAACCCCGTTGATCATACTCTTCCAACCACACCTTCCCTGTATCAAAACTATCCCAACCCCTTCAATCCTTCCACGACGATTCGATTCGATCTGTCTCGCGCGGGGAAAATCAAGCTTGCGGTCTACAATCTGTCCGGTGAGTTGGTACGCTTGTTGGCCAATGGGGACTTTGCTGCCGGCGCACATCGTGTCGAGTTCAATGCCAGCAGTCTCGCTTCCGGGATTTATTTTTATCGTTTGGAGAGTGAAGGTTTTGCGGCGACGCGCAAGCTGGCCGTTATTCGATAGCGCGAGATTTGATTTGACTGCGGCCATCTCTTTGGTTATATTGCGACGCTCGCTTGATTATGGCGGGCGTTTTTTTTTGGTGTTCTTGCGCAAACAATGGCCTGTGCAATGTTGCCAATTTTGAAACCATTGGATTTACCATGAGAATTGCCGCAGCGGAATTCATTATCAGCGCGGCGCAGCGCGCGCAATTTCCCAAAGATGATTTGCCCCAGATCGCTTTTTGCGGCCGCTCGAATGTGGGAAAATCGAGCCTCATCAATTGCCTGGTGGGGCGCAAGAATCTCGCGCGCACCAGCAGCACGCCTGGCAAAACGCGCCAACTCAATTTCTATCGTCTCACGCAAACCGGCGAATTCCATCGCTCTTTTTATTTTGTCGATTTGCCCGGTTATGGCTATGCCAAGGTCTCGCAAACCGAGCGCGAAGCATGGCGCCGTTTGATCGAAGGTTATTTCGAACAGGTTCGCACTCTGCGCGCTGCCATTGCGATTATCGACAGCCGCCATGGCGCGCTGGAAAGCGACCTTGAGCTGCTGCTCTGGTTCGTTTCTTTGAAACTGCCCGTCATTGTCGTTGCAACTAAAACCGACAAGCTCTCGAATAATCAGCGTGCCAACAGGCGCCGCGAGATCGTTTCCAGCCTCGCGCATCTGCAAATTGCGCACGTGTTGATGTTTTCGGCGCAAACGGATTTCGGCCGCAAGGAGTTGTGGCAGACGATCAACCAATGTTTGTAGCGCGCCTGATTTCCCGGCCTGCCACGGCCGGGCGTTCCGGCAAAACACGATGATGGCAGATTAATGAAGATGGCAACGGCCAACGCGTTGCCGAAATAATTAATAAACGTCGACCTTATGCGCTCTCGTCTTTTTACGCCCGGCCCCACGCAAATTCCGGAGGCCGTTCGCCTTGCTGCCGGCGCGATGTTTCCCTATCATCGCGGTCCGGCCTTCAAAGAAATTTTTCAAGAGCTGCAGGCGAATTTGCAATACTTTTTTCAAACCCAGCAGGAAGTGGTTCTGCTCACTGCCTCCGGCACCGGCGGAATGGAAGCATGCGTTTGCAATTTGTTTAATCCCGGCGATAAAGTGATCGTCATCGAAGGCGGTAAGTTTGGCGAACGCTGGGCAGAATTGGGCCGCGCTTATGGCTTGAGTGTTATTTCGGCGATGCCAACCTGGGGCGATGCGCTGGATCTCGAGGTATTCGAGGGCGTGGTAAAGGCGACGAACGGTTTAACCGGCGTGTTTTGCACCCATAGCGAGACCTCGACGGGAGGCTTCACGGATGTCAAACGTCTCGCTGAAATTGTGCATGCACATTCTGAGGCTCTGGTCGTTGTTGATGGCATAACTTCGGTTGGCGTGTTGCCGTTTTATTTTGATGCGTGGGGCATTGACGCGTGCGTATCCGGCTCTCAAAAAGGCGCAATGGCGCCGCCCGGCTTGGCGTTCGTGGCGCTTAGCCAACGGGCATGGCAAAAGCACAAACACAGCACGCAGCCGCGCTATTATTTTGATTTCACCGCCGCGCACAAAGCCGCACAAGAGCAGGGCACCGCCTGGACGCCGGCCATCACCACCGTCGTCAGCCTGGCAGAGTCCCTGCGCCGCATGCGCGCAAACGGCCTGGAGTCTTATTGGCAACATTATGCCCGTTTGGCTTCTGCAATGCGTGCCGGCATACAAGCGCTTGGCCTTGAAATTTTCCCGCAAGTTCCTTCGAACGCTTTGACCGCCGTGAAAGTCCCTAATGGCATAAATGGCAAAGCTTTCACGGGGTTGTTAAGGAGTAAATACGGCATCACCGTCGCCGGCGGCCAGGGGCAATTGAAGGGCAAAATTTTTCGGGTAACCCATATGGGCGATTATGATCATCTTGACATGATCGGCCTGATGGCTGCGATTGAAATGGCCCTGGCAGAGTTGGGCTGGCCGGTGGAGTGGGGGAGAGGCCTGGCAGCGATGCAACGCGCGTTTAACGAGCAACACGATAATGCTGTTTAGCACGAAATTTTTTGACGCAGCGAAACGGACTTTAGTGCGGATATTGTGGAATAGAATCATTCATGGCACGCATTCTTATTGCAGAAGATGATCGCAACACTCTTTCGGGCCTGGTTCAGATTCTCACACAAGAAGGCCACGAAGTTGCTGGCGTAGAAAGCGGCAAAAAGGCGTTGCGCAGCCTCGAGCGGGAAAATTTTGACATTCTGCTCACGGATTTGAAGATGGCTGAGATCGACGGCATGCAGCTCTATGAAAACAGCCGCGCCATCAATCCGGAAATGAAGACGATAGTGATGACGGCCTTCAGTTCGGTGAAGGACGCCGTCGAGGCCATGAAACGCGGCGTCTACGAGTACCTCACCAAACCTCTCAATCTCGACGAGTTATTCGTCATTCTCAAAAAAGCTGAAGAAGAGCAAAGATTGCGGCAAGAGAATGAAGAACTGCGTGATCGTTTGCAACAACAATATCGCTACGAAGGCATCATCGGCAAAAGTCCGGCGATGCAACAGGTTTTTCGCACAATCGCCAAAGTGGCAAAAAGCCAGGCCACCATCTTGATTCGCGGCGAAAGCGGCACCGGCAAAGAACTGGTTGCCCGCGCGATTCATTACAACAGTCCGCGCGCCGCCGGTCCGCTTATTGAAATCAGTTGCAGCGCATTCCCCGAAACACTGTTGGAAAGCGAACTGTTCGGTTACGAAAAAGGCGCGTTTACCGGCGCTGCTGCCCGAAAATTTGGGCGGGTTGAATTGGCGCATGCTGGAACGATCTTTTTGGACGAGATCGGCGATATTTCATCCAGCGTGCAAACGAAGCTGTTGCGTTTGTTGCAAGAGAAGGAGATCAGCCGTCTCGGCAGTACGGAATCGATTCATGTGGATGTGCGGGTCATTACCGCCACCAACCGCGATTTGGAGCAAGCGATTTTAAACAGCCAATTTCGCGAGGATCTGTATTATCGTTTGAATGTCATTCCGGTTTTTTTACCGCCGCTGCGCGAACGCCTGGAAGATATTCCGTTGTTGATCGAACATTTTGTCAAACAATACAGCGCGGCCAACCAGAAGTCGGTTCTGGGCATATCCGATGAGGCGCTGCAAATGTGCATGAGTTATCACTGGCCCGGCAATGTGCGTGAATTGGAAAACGCCATTGAAAACAGCATCGTGCTCGGTGAGGGAGACACGATTCTGCCCGAGCATTTGCCCTTCACGGTCAGCCTGCGCAATCGCCCCTTTACCGGCACCAATTCCTTCATTGCCAGCGGCCAAACCTATCGCGAAAAAATGGAAGCCGCTGAAAAACTCGTGCTCGAAGACGCCATCCGGCGCGCCGGTGGGAACAAGTCTGAAGCGGCAAAACGCCTGGGGATTAGTCTGCGCACGATGCGCTATAAAATTCATAAGTACAATTTGTAGCAAATACCTCTCGTTCAAACTCTGGCGGCAGAACTCTCCGCGCCGCTGCTTCCCGCCCCAAATCGATTTCCTTTCGTCGATGTTATTTCCCGTCTTGCTTATTGCCAAAAAATTGATTAGTTGTCTTCGGGAATGACGGGAGATATCGTATGCGCAATTTCGTGAAGAATTTCATGCAATGGGATGTTGGATGAGTCCTGCTATTGCTGCGAGCTTGATAAGCTTTCTCGATCACAACCCGGCAGACTTGGAGCATTTTTCCGCAGCTTGGTTGCATCAGAGAACCACCGAACAGCGATATCGAAGCTCATTACTCATTAAAGTTTAATATCCTCAGGAGCCTCTCATGCCTCCTCTCAACGCAGGCGCGCTGGTCGCGCAGGTTTTGAAACAAGCGGGCGTCAAAAATCTGTTTACGTTGTGCGGCGGCCACATCGCTCCGATTTATCTTGCTGCTGCCAAAATGGGCATACGCGTGATCGACACGCGGCACGAACAGGCCGCAGCGCATGCCGCAGACGGCTGGGCGCGCCAAACACGCTCACTTGGCGTCGTCGTGGTCACAGCCGGGCCGGGCGCGACCGACGCCGTCACCGGCGTTGCCAATGCCTTCTTTGCGAATACTCCCATGCTCGTGCTTGCCGGCGCGGCGCCGGTGAAAGAATCCGATCGCGGCGCGCTGCAGGAAATGAATCAAATCGAACTCTTCAAGCCCCTCACCAAATGGGCGCGCCGTGTGACTGAGCCGGATCGCGTTGGAGAGTATGTTGCAGCCGCGATTCGGCAGGCAACGTCTGGCTTGCCGGGTCCGGTTTATCTGGAATTGCCTATTGATGTTCTGCTTGCGCCGATCAATGCTGAGGAGATGTCGCGCCAGCATTCGCTGTTCGCGGCGGAACCCTCTGCCGCCAGCGCCGACGGCATCATGATCGCCGCCAGCATGCTCAACAGCGCGCATGCCCCGGTGATTCTCGGCGGCAGCAATTTGTGGTGGGGAGAGGCGCACGAGGCCTTTGAAAAAATGGCGGCGAAACTCAACGCGCCGATTTTTCTCAACGGACTTGCTCGCGGCTGCATTGCGCCGGCGCATCCACTTTTTTTTCAGCATGCGCGCAAAGAGGCCTTCAAACAAGCGGATGTCGTCGTGATCGTCGGCACGCCGCTTGACTTTCGCCTGGGCTATGGCAAGTTCAATCCCAAAGCCAAGCTGATTTTGATCGACAAAACCGATACCCATTTCGGCCAGAATCGCAATCATGATGTGGGGCTGGCGGGCGACTTGAGTCTTGTGCTGCAAGAGCTGACGGATGCGATTCATCCCGTGGCGTTGCGCCAGGAATGGTTCGATTTCATCAAGCAAGCCGAGCAAAAGACGCACGCTGAACTTGAAAAAATGATGCAAAGCGACGCATTGCCGATGAATCACTATCGCTTGCTGGCCGAGGTAATAAAATTCATTGACGATAAAACCATTGTGATCGGCGATGGCGGTGACTTTGTCGCCTGCGCTTCACGCGTCGTGCCGGTACTTAAACCTGGCAATTGGATGGATCCTGGTCCGTTCGGATGTCTCGGCGTTGGGCCGTCGTTCGCGCTCGCCGCAAAGTTGGCGAAGCCGGATCACAAAGTGCTGATTCTGCACGGCGATGGCAGCTTTGGCCTCAACGGTATGGAATTCGACACCGCGATCCGCCATCATCTCCCTATTGTTTCACTCATTGGAAATGATTCGGGCTGGGGCCAGATTCGCAATCCGCAAGTTGCTTTGTTGGGTGAGAAGGCCTCGATTGCAACGGATCTGGCAGAGACGCGCTATGAAAAAATGGTGGAGGCGTTGGGCGGCTATGGCGAGTGGGTGGAGAAGCCGGAAGAAGTCGTGCCGGCATTGAAGCGCGCGTTTTCGATGGGCGTGGCAGGGTGTGTGAACGTTCGTATTGATCCCAAAACCTTGCGCGGCACCGTGGATCTCATGCGAGGATTGAGCATTTGATTATTTTTCAGCTCGTAATTTTGCAGGATCATTTTGACAGGATGACAACCCATGAATCATCGTAAATTTTGGTGCTGGACAATAGGTATAACTCTCGGGGCCGGGGGCATGCTGCTTGAAATTCCTGCTCAGAATCCCAAGTTTGGCGAACGGGTCGATCGTGGCCTTATCGAGCATAAACCCATCAAAGAAGCCTCCGGCCTGGCGGCGAGTCGAAAGAATTCTCAGGTGTTGTGGACGCACAATGATTCCGGCGGCAAAAATTGCATTTATGCCCTCGACACGCACGGCAAGCATCTCGGCGTTTACACCATTGCCGGCGTCACCGCGCGCGATTGGGAGGATATCGCGTTGGGCCCCGGACCAATTGCCGGTCAAGATTATCTTTATATCGGAGATCTCGGCGATAATTCTGCGCGCCAATCGCTTAAGTACATTCATCGCATTCCCGAGCCGGTTGTCAGTGCCAAGCAAGCACCGGTAGACTCGACGCTTTCCGGGGCAGAGACGATCACGGTACAGTATCCGGATCGCCCGCATGATGCAGAAACCCTGATGATCGATCCCTTGACGAATGATTTGTATATCGTT
Above is a genomic segment from Cytophagia bacterium CHB2 containing:
- a CDS encoding acetolactate synthase: MPPLNAGALVAQVLKQAGVKNLFTLCGGHIAPIYLAAAKMGIRVIDTRHEQAAAHAADGWARQTRSLGVVVVTAGPGATDAVTGVANAFFANTPMLVLAGAAPVKESDRGALQEMNQIELFKPLTKWARRVTEPDRVGEYVAAAIRQATSGLPGPVYLELPIDVLLAPINAEEMSRQHSLFAAEPSAASADGIMIAASMLNSAHAPVILGGSNLWWGEAHEAFEKMAAKLNAPIFLNGLARGCIAPAHPLFFQHARKEAFKQADVVVIVGTPLDFRLGYGKFNPKAKLILIDKTDTHFGQNRNHDVGLAGDLSLVLQELTDAIHPVALRQEWFDFIKQAEQKTHAELEKMMQSDALPMNHYRLLAEVIKFIDDKTIVIGDGGDFVACASRVVPVLKPGNWMDPGPFGCLGVGPSFALAAKLAKPDHKVLILHGDGSFGLNGMEFDTAIRHHLPIVSLIGNDSGWGQIRNPQVALLGEKASIATDLAETRYEKMVEALGGYGEWVEKPEEVVPALKRAFSMGVAGCVNVRIDPKTLRGTVDLMRGLSI